In Ruminiclostridium papyrosolvens DSM 2782, the following proteins share a genomic window:
- a CDS encoding Fur family transcriptional regulator produces the protein MDKNVLKSSDLKNTKRRMAILEVLENSSIPLTAEEIYSHVIKTVHLSLSTAYRTLGTLSEKGILLKNLCQDGKTYYQINSHQHKHQLVCTLCNQTVPIDDCPLSIIEKNLIKQTGFTITGHSLEFSGICPKCAKHN, from the coding sequence ATGGATAAAAATGTTCTGAAATCCTCAGATTTAAAAAACACTAAGCGACGTATGGCCATACTTGAGGTGCTGGAAAATTCATCGATACCATTAACGGCGGAAGAGATATACTCTCATGTTATTAAGACTGTCCATTTAAGCCTGTCCACAGCGTACAGGACCTTGGGAACTCTTTCTGAAAAGGGAATTCTTTTAAAGAATCTTTGTCAGGACGGTAAAACATATTATCAGATAAACAGCCATCAGCACAAGCATCAACTGGTATGCACCTTGTGTAATCAAACCGTACCAATTGATGATTGTCCCTTATCAATTATTGAAAAAAACCTCATTAAGCAAACAGGGTTTACTATAACAGGACACAGTCTGGAATTTTCCGGTATATGCCCTAAATGTGCCAAACATAATTAG
- a CDS encoding GNAT family N-acetyltransferase, with the protein MKISSERLSFRFFKHEDFQLFYSVFSNETVMRYAWIDKVSNEESANTLFEGFINTGDEVNKDGSYAFAVFSKEGNEFVGFADIVIHSRNNSGGCGEIGYFLLPEYWGKGFATELAKALIEFGFTRLGLHKISARCNSNNLKSEGIMKKAGMTLEGEFRKVRFKYGNWDDEKNYGILLEEWKAANQ; encoded by the coding sequence ATGAAAATATCAAGCGAACGTCTTAGTTTCAGATTCTTTAAACATGAAGATTTTCAACTATTTTATTCTGTATTTTCAAATGAAACGGTTATGAGGTATGCGTGGATAGATAAAGTAAGTAATGAAGAAAGTGCAAATACTTTATTTGAAGGATTCATAAACACGGGAGATGAGGTTAACAAAGACGGCTCATATGCCTTTGCGGTTTTTTCCAAAGAGGGAAATGAATTTGTAGGTTTTGCAGACATAGTTATACATAGCAGGAATAATTCAGGGGGCTGCGGAGAGATAGGATATTTCTTGCTGCCTGAATATTGGGGAAAAGGTTTTGCAACAGAACTAGCAAAAGCATTAATAGAATTTGGCTTTACAAGGCTTGGACTGCACAAGATATCTGCCAGATGCAATTCAAACAACCTTAAATCAGAAGGAATCATGAAAAAGGCCGGTATGACCCTTGAAGGTGAGTTTCGCAAGGTAAGGTTCAAATACGGAAATTGGGATGACGAAAAAAACTACGGTATCCTTTTGGAAGAATGGAAGGCAGCTAACCAATAA
- a CDS encoding LacI family DNA-binding transcriptional regulator, protein MKSSISMKNIARELNVSIVTVSKALNDKDGVSEELKKKIKDLADKMGYRYNMMAKSMRDGLSYNIGVIIPEHFLGDEKSYYFSVFRHLSQIMERYQYCAILQVLNSVDEHNVVLPKFYYDKKVDGLIVLGQVNKAYIKALQNIEIPAVFLDFYDESTNVDSITVDNYSGAYELTNYLIKNGHVSIAFVGDIYATSSIQDRFLGMCKSLLEHGIKLREDYVICDRDQDGKYIELKFPEDMPTAFVCNCDGIAYNLIIKLKEMGYSVPEDFSVVGFDNDIYATISEPQITTVEVDVQEMAGTAVKSILDKIKKENKSQGRSTIKGRIVYRDSVKKI, encoded by the coding sequence ATGAAAAGCAGTATATCCATGAAGAATATCGCCAGAGAGTTAAATGTCAGCATTGTCACAGTTTCTAAAGCATTGAATGATAAAGACGGTGTCAGTGAAGAATTAAAGAAAAAGATAAAAGATTTAGCAGATAAAATGGGGTACAGGTATAATATGATGGCAAAATCCATGAGAGATGGTTTGTCATACAATATAGGAGTAATCATTCCCGAACATTTTTTGGGGGATGAAAAGTCATATTATTTCAGTGTATTCAGACACCTATCCCAGATAATGGAGAGGTACCAGTATTGCGCAATCCTTCAGGTATTAAACTCCGTGGATGAGCACAATGTTGTACTGCCTAAGTTTTATTATGACAAAAAGGTTGACGGACTTATTGTTCTGGGACAGGTGAATAAAGCCTACATAAAGGCTTTGCAGAATATTGAAATACCCGCTGTATTTCTGGATTTTTATGATGAAAGTACAAATGTTGATTCTATAACAGTTGACAATTATTCAGGAGCTTATGAATTAACAAATTACCTCATAAAAAACGGACATGTTAGTATAGCATTTGTGGGAGATATATATGCCACCAGCAGTATACAGGACAGATTTCTGGGTATGTGCAAATCTCTTCTGGAGCATGGTATAAAATTGCGGGAAGATTATGTGATATGTGACAGAGACCAGGATGGAAAATACATTGAGCTGAAGTTCCCTGAAGATATGCCTACGGCATTTGTGTGTAACTGTGACGGGATAGCATATAACCTCATAATAAAGCTAAAGGAGATGGGCTATAGTGTGCCGGAGGATTTTTCCGTAGTGGGGTTTGATAACGATATATATGCTACAATCTCTGAACCGCAAATTACCACAGTAGAGGTGGATGTACAGGAAATGGCGGGAACAGCTGTGAAATCCATCCTTGACAAGATAAAGAAAGAGAACAAAAGTCAAGGCAGGTCCACCATAAAGGGCAGGATTGTGTACAGAGACTCAGTTAAAAAAATTTAA
- a CDS encoding S1C family serine protease, whose protein sequence is MYNNNDDWKNEYYNNSNIDNNQIITISPKRKKHKFTTYLSLVLITSMVTGAAVGGGMYYKFSKELDRQVGDIQKTVALSAKSNTDSAVGTLTSSSADSLKASTLLNTSAGDMSISQIAKKVGPSIVGVTMSVQNNRSSGFYGFSTPSNSSSEGSGIIISSDGYIMTNYHVVSYADPKKGAKNTTLTVYLPDKRQAKATFIGGDEDNDLAVIKINLTNLPVAELGSSSQVEVGDTAVAIGNPLGMEFAGSVTVGVISALNRQVDTGNGPMDLFQTDAAINPGNSGGALVNSKGQVIGINSAKISESGVEGLGFAIPVDTAKPIVEQLKTYGYVKGKPLMGISTQEVPEQYSQMYGIPVGLYVVEVTPGGAAENAGIKAKDIIIKVDGKKIKTNADIDAIKKLHKAGDTVDVVVSRSGQQVTLKLTFTEANQ, encoded by the coding sequence ATGTATAACAATAATGATGATTGGAAAAATGAATACTATAATAATTCAAACATTGATAACAACCAAATTATAACTATTAGCCCCAAAAGAAAAAAACATAAGTTTACAACCTATTTATCACTTGTACTTATAACCTCAATGGTTACCGGGGCAGCAGTTGGTGGCGGAATGTACTACAAGTTTTCAAAGGAGCTCGACAGACAGGTAGGTGATATCCAGAAAACAGTTGCACTCTCAGCCAAAAGCAATACAGACTCCGCCGTAGGGACCCTTACTTCATCCTCAGCCGACTCACTAAAAGCGTCCACTCTTTTAAATACTTCGGCAGGTGACATGAGTATATCTCAGATAGCAAAGAAAGTCGGCCCCTCAATTGTTGGTGTAACAATGAGCGTTCAAAACAATCGTTCTTCGGGATTTTACGGTTTCAGTACACCCTCCAACTCCAGTTCTGAGGGTTCAGGTATTATAATCAGTTCCGACGGATATATAATGACAAATTACCATGTTGTATCATATGCAGACCCTAAAAAAGGAGCAAAAAATACTACACTTACTGTGTATTTACCTGATAAAAGACAAGCAAAAGCTACATTTATAGGTGGTGATGAGGATAACGATCTTGCTGTTATAAAGATAAATCTTACTAACCTTCCTGTTGCAGAACTTGGCAGCTCCTCACAAGTGGAAGTAGGAGATACCGCCGTAGCCATTGGAAACCCACTTGGAATGGAGTTCGCCGGCTCTGTAACCGTTGGTGTAATAAGTGCACTTAACAGACAGGTTGATACAGGTAACGGGCCTATGGATCTTTTCCAGACTGACGCTGCAATAAACCCCGGTAATAGCGGCGGTGCCCTTGTGAATTCAAAAGGACAGGTAATAGGTATTAATTCAGCGAAGATATCTGAAAGTGGTGTTGAAGGCCTTGGCTTTGCGATACCAGTTGATACAGCAAAACCTATAGTTGAGCAGCTCAAAACTTATGGATATGTTAAGGGAAAACCTTTGATGGGAATTTCAACTCAGGAAGTTCCTGAGCAATACTCTCAAATGTACGGAATACCGGTTGGACTATATGTAGTAGAAGTAACTCCCGGAGGAGCCGCAGAAAATGCAGGCATCAAAGCAAAGGATATTATCATTAAGGTTGACGGTAAAAAAATAAAAACAAATGCAGACATTGATGCAATCAAAAAACTGCATAAAGCAGGAGATACTGTGGATGTAGTTGTTTCCAGAAGCGGTCAGCAAGTAACTCTCAAGCTTACCTTTACTGAAGCTAACCAATAG
- a CDS encoding nicotinate phosphoribosyltransferase: protein MTDETYALLCDFYELTMSNGYFINGFCDKIAYFDVFFRKVPDGGGFAIAAGLEQVIEYIENLRFSKDDVKYLKDLNMFSDSFLEYLSNFRFTGDIYAVPEGTPVFPNEPIITVKAPVIEAQIIETFILLSINHQSLIATKANRIVRAARGRTVLEFGSRRAQGADGAVLGARAAFIAGCEGTACAMTDKLYGVPAGGTMAHSWIQMFDSEYEAFKTYCELYPNNSTLLVDTYNVLKSGVPNAIRAFKEVLLPRGITKCAIRLDSGDMTYLSRKAREILDKAGLTECKIVASNALDEYIISDLISQGACIDIFGVGERLITSKSEPVFGGVYKLCAIEGENGEVIPKIKLSENVTKITNPHFKKVYRLFENETGKAIADQLCVYDETIDQTKELELFDPEATWKRKTITDFTAKELLVPIFIEGKKVYKVPTIRETRNYCKEQIDSLWDEVKRFEFPHEYYVDLSQRLWDIKHKLIEDNR, encoded by the coding sequence ATGACTGATGAAACTTACGCTCTTTTATGTGATTTCTATGAGCTTACAATGAGCAACGGCTATTTTATAAATGGTTTTTGCGACAAAATAGCATACTTTGATGTTTTTTTCAGAAAAGTACCTGATGGAGGCGGTTTTGCTATTGCTGCCGGTCTTGAACAGGTTATTGAATATATTGAAAACCTGCGATTTTCAAAAGATGACGTAAAATATTTAAAAGACCTGAATATGTTTTCAGACAGCTTTTTGGAGTATCTGTCAAACTTCAGGTTCACAGGAGACATATATGCAGTTCCCGAGGGAACCCCTGTTTTTCCGAATGAACCCATTATAACTGTTAAAGCTCCCGTTATTGAAGCCCAGATAATTGAGACTTTTATACTTCTCTCGATTAATCATCAATCCCTTATTGCTACTAAGGCCAACCGTATAGTTCGGGCAGCCAGAGGTAGAACAGTTCTGGAATTCGGCTCCAGAAGGGCACAAGGGGCAGATGGTGCCGTACTTGGAGCAAGGGCTGCCTTCATTGCAGGCTGCGAAGGTACAGCATGTGCTATGACGGACAAACTATACGGTGTACCGGCAGGCGGAACAATGGCGCATTCGTGGATTCAAATGTTTGACAGTGAATATGAGGCTTTTAAGACCTATTGTGAACTCTACCCCAATAACAGTACCCTTCTGGTTGACACGTATAATGTGCTTAAAAGCGGAGTTCCTAATGCCATACGTGCGTTTAAGGAAGTGCTCCTTCCTCGGGGTATCACAAAATGTGCAATCCGTCTGGACTCAGGAGACATGACGTATTTGTCAAGGAAAGCCAGAGAAATACTTGATAAAGCAGGGCTTACCGAATGTAAAATAGTAGCCTCAAATGCTCTTGATGAATATATAATCAGTGATTTGATTTCACAGGGGGCATGTATTGATATTTTTGGGGTAGGAGAACGGCTGATAACTTCCAAAAGTGAGCCTGTATTCGGCGGTGTTTACAAGCTATGTGCTATTGAAGGTGAAAACGGTGAAGTTATTCCAAAGATAAAACTAAGTGAAAATGTAACAAAGATAACCAATCCCCACTTTAAAAAGGTTTATCGCCTATTTGAAAATGAAACCGGCAAAGCTATTGCAGACCAACTTTGTGTATATGATGAAACAATAGACCAAACAAAGGAATTAGAGCTTTTTGATCCCGAAGCTACATGGAAGCGTAAGACAATTACTGATTTTACTGCAAAGGAACTTTTAGTACCCATATTTATAGAGGGCAAAAAAGTGTATAAGGTTCCTACAATCCGAGAAACCAGAAATTACTGCAAGGAGCAAATTGATTCTCTTTGGGATGAAGTAAAGCGGTTTGAGTTTCCGCATGAATATTATGTAGACCTATCTCAAAGACTTTGGGATATTAAGCATAAACTTATTGAAGATAACAGATAG
- a CDS encoding DUF503 domain-containing protein: protein MIVSTLRIKLYAPMCHSLKDKRMIVKSIVQRARNKFNISIAEIEEQDLYQTIVIGVACLSTARTQANAVLNEVMKFIEANTEAEITDIIFEDR from the coding sequence ATGATTGTATCAACTTTGAGAATAAAGCTTTATGCACCCATGTGTCATTCACTAAAGGACAAGCGTATGATAGTTAAGAGCATAGTGCAAAGGGCCAGAAACAAATTTAATATATCTATAGCTGAGATAGAGGAACAGGATTTATATCAGACTATTGTAATAGGAGTGGCGTGTCTGTCCACAGCCAGAACGCAGGCAAATGCCGTTCTTAATGAGGTCATGAAATTTATAGAGGCAAATACAGAAGCAGAAATAACTGATATTATATTTGAAGACAGATAA
- the msrA gene encoding peptide-methionine (S)-S-oxide reductase MsrA: MTEIWLAGGCFWGVQAFLSRLPGVIHTEVGYANGNTQNPTYEDVCRRSTGHAETVYVKFDKTKIAMEKLLDYFFRIIDPTLLNRQGNDIGIQYRTGIYYKNPEDRENIESYINGKQASYKGKILTEVLPLDNFYKAEDYHQEYLDKNPNGYCHIDLAILNEIGKE, from the coding sequence ATTACTGAGATATGGCTTGCAGGTGGCTGCTTCTGGGGAGTTCAGGCATTTTTATCAAGACTTCCGGGAGTAATCCATACTGAGGTGGGATATGCAAACGGAAACACCCAAAACCCTACCTATGAAGATGTTTGCAGGAGGTCAACAGGTCATGCTGAAACTGTTTATGTAAAGTTTGATAAAACTAAGATAGCAATGGAAAAGCTGCTGGATTACTTTTTTAGAATTATAGACCCTACCTTGCTCAACAGACAAGGAAATGATATAGGTATACAGTACCGCACGGGTATTTACTATAAGAATCCCGAAGACAGAGAAAATATAGAAAGCTATATTAACGGCAAACAGGCTTCTTACAAGGGAAAAATACTGACAGAGGTACTTCCACTTGATAATTTTTATAAAGCAGAGGATTATCATCAGGAATACCTTGACAAAAATCCTAACGGATACTGTCATATTGACTTGGCTATACTGAATGAAATTGGAAAGGAATAA
- a CDS encoding GNAT family N-acetyltransferase — protein sequence MAYDIRSINLHELRDLYINIVNDFAPGEYPPYETLYNQLENDIQKGFVLVNDKKDVAYSICTADSTDSFVLVSLLAVYNGHRGKGFGSKFIEILKESYCGERSIIVEVEKPEVVLEQKERNIRENRIKFYEKAGFILLPDIDYVLWDIPMYLMILPKETLKINTDTINDVNETIGKVMGDIYLKLLGKKFFYKMDLNIKNKTGL from the coding sequence ATGGCATACGATATAAGGTCTATTAATTTGCATGAGCTCAGGGATTTATACATAAACATAGTAAATGACTTTGCTCCGGGGGAGTATCCACCCTATGAAACTTTATACAATCAGCTTGAAAATGACATCCAAAAGGGATTTGTGCTTGTAAATGACAAAAAGGATGTTGCGTATTCAATTTGTACCGCTGACAGTACGGATTCCTTTGTTCTTGTAAGCTTATTGGCAGTCTACAACGGACATAGAGGAAAAGGCTTTGGTTCAAAATTCATTGAAATATTAAAAGAAAGCTATTGCGGTGAAAGAAGCATTATTGTTGAGGTTGAAAAGCCTGAAGTTGTTTTGGAGCAGAAAGAACGCAACATAAGGGAAAACAGGATAAAATTCTATGAAAAAGCCGGCTTTATACTGCTGCCGGATATTGATTATGTTTTATGGGATATTCCTATGTATTTAATGATTTTACCCAAGGAAACGCTAAAGATTAATACAGATACCATAAATGATGTAAATGAAACAATAGGGAAGGTTATGGGGGATATTTATCTCAAACTTCTGGGGAAAAAATTCTTTTATAAGATGGATTTAAATATAAAAAACAAAACAGGGCTTTAG
- a CDS encoding carboxylesterase/lipase family protein codes for MKKLVFAISVFLICAVSSTCFAIQSSSSVAPEPIQALDSLSNQIETLPSSAFKNPKTSDTQKQALLKQIKDTYSLVQKANFKSAVNKLNKDIKKKITVLIVPSKQPKLIEGMNTCVVSIKNASKTIITTEYGKIAGVDAGFGSWKWTGIPYAKPPVGELRWKAPVNPEAWQGVRLSTEDFTRCTQPVANKQWLPQNKLMGSEDCLYLNIFRPKTFKEKLPVYFWIHGGGNVMGGADDYDLSNFANITNMVVVVIQYRLGPFGWFYNTALNPDGTAEDKSGNYANLDMIQALKWVKNNIDSFGGDHNNVTIAGESAGGFQVMNLMISPLAKGLFHKAISQSAAGSNAPVQSASALSASAVEKLLVMDGTCKDLDQAATYSKTMTNTQIEKYLRSKSAEDIAKSVMNESGGITSITSIADGLVLSGPLSKAFESGNYNHVPVIIGCNSDEMKPFFPFTFGSASTTTGHKWADIYNVLGLEQPSMSLDDVMPANSTDIQLFDTVTNYSSSYWKSALDGYTRLLKKHQDDVYSYWFKWGSENSAPSPFNYLFGAGHSFDMDFFFGPNSKSLAGSAYIDANKNGREALQNAMSSYLKSFSLSGNPNTNNSSLPIWKKWSNSDNTSKSIILTADYNKAKISMSNTEYSREEIELEVNKLPSPAKEMTYALMWYLYQW; via the coding sequence TTGAAAAAACTAGTTTTTGCCATATCTGTTTTTTTAATCTGCGCAGTATCAAGTACCTGTTTCGCAATCCAGTCCAGTTCTTCAGTGGCACCAGAGCCAATTCAGGCATTGGATTCCTTAAGTAATCAAATTGAAACTCTACCATCATCGGCTTTTAAAAACCCGAAAACGTCAGATACTCAGAAACAAGCACTATTGAAACAAATTAAGGATACATACAGTCTTGTCCAAAAAGCTAATTTTAAAAGTGCAGTTAATAAGCTTAATAAGGATATCAAGAAAAAAATAACGGTATTGATTGTTCCATCCAAACAGCCAAAGCTTATTGAAGGTATGAATACCTGCGTAGTTTCAATAAAAAATGCTTCAAAGACCATAATAACAACAGAATACGGTAAAATTGCAGGTGTGGATGCCGGATTCGGCAGTTGGAAATGGACAGGCATACCTTACGCAAAACCTCCGGTAGGAGAGCTTAGATGGAAAGCACCCGTAAATCCGGAAGCCTGGCAAGGAGTACGGTTATCCACTGAAGATTTTACCCGCTGTACTCAGCCTGTAGCAAATAAACAGTGGCTTCCGCAGAATAAGCTTATGGGTTCTGAGGACTGCCTTTACCTTAATATATTCCGACCAAAAACGTTTAAAGAAAAGCTTCCTGTTTACTTCTGGATTCACGGCGGAGGCAATGTCATGGGAGGAGCAGATGACTACGATCTATCAAACTTTGCAAATATAACTAATATGGTAGTTGTAGTTATTCAGTATAGACTCGGACCTTTCGGCTGGTTCTACAATACTGCACTGAATCCTGACGGAACAGCAGAGGATAAATCAGGCAATTATGCAAATCTGGATATGATTCAGGCTCTAAAATGGGTTAAAAATAATATTGACAGTTTCGGAGGAGATCATAATAACGTTACCATAGCAGGCGAATCGGCTGGCGGTTTTCAAGTAATGAATCTCATGATTTCACCCCTTGCAAAAGGACTTTTCCATAAAGCTATAAGTCAAAGCGCCGCCGGATCTAATGCACCTGTTCAATCGGCATCAGCTCTATCAGCCTCAGCTGTTGAAAAACTTCTTGTTATGGATGGAACCTGCAAAGATTTAGACCAAGCAGCTACATACAGCAAAACAATGACTAATACTCAAATAGAAAAATATCTCAGAAGCAAATCAGCAGAAGACATCGCAAAATCTGTGATGAACGAGAGCGGCGGAATCACCTCTATAACCTCAATCGCAGATGGTCTAGTACTTTCAGGCCCTCTAAGCAAGGCTTTTGAGTCTGGAAACTATAATCATGTCCCGGTAATAATAGGTTGTAACAGCGATGAAATGAAGCCTTTCTTCCCATTTACTTTTGGGTCTGCTTCCACAACGACTGGCCACAAATGGGCTGACATATACAATGTTCTTGGATTAGAACAGCCCTCTATGTCACTTGATGATGTGATGCCGGCAAACAGCACCGATATACAGCTCTTTGATACAGTTACAAATTATTCATCCTCATACTGGAAATCTGCTTTAGACGGATATACACGACTCCTTAAAAAGCATCAGGATGATGTGTACAGCTATTGGTTTAAATGGGGCAGTGAGAACTCCGCACCCTCTCCCTTCAATTACCTGTTCGGTGCAGGACACAGCTTTGACATGGACTTCTTTTTCGGACCAAATAGCAAATCTTTAGCCGGAAGTGCTTATATTGATGCTAATAAAAACGGCAGAGAAGCTCTTCAAAATGCTATGTCCTCCTATTTAAAGTCTTTTTCGTTATCAGGCAATCCCAATACAAATAACAGCAGCTTACCTATATGGAAAAAGTGGTCCAATAGTGATAATACGTCCAAGAGCATAATCCTTACTGCAGATTATAACAAAGCCAAGATTAGTATGAGTAACACTGAATATTCAAGAGAAGAAATTGAACTAGAAGTAAACAAACTTCCGTCACCAGCAAAAGAGATGACATATGCTCTTATGTGGTATTTATATCAATGGTAA
- a CDS encoding YaiI/YqxD family protein, with the protein MQILVDADACPVKNIIIRIAKEYGIPVIMIIDTSHQLNDGYSTVITVDKARDSVDIKLINMLKKNDIVVTQDYGVAAMGLGKGAKVLNQNGLIYSDNNIDRLLFERHLGQKIRRAGGRTGTIRKRSKENDEAFEKALLMLIKSET; encoded by the coding sequence ATGCAAATACTTGTAGATGCAGATGCATGCCCGGTAAAAAATATAATCATCAGGATTGCAAAGGAATATGGTATTCCTGTCATAATGATTATTGATACCAGTCACCAACTAAATGATGGATATAGCACGGTAATAACCGTAGACAAGGCGCGTGACAGTGTTGACATAAAACTTATTAATATGCTCAAAAAGAATGATATTGTAGTTACTCAAGACTATGGTGTAGCTGCCATGGGATTGGGTAAAGGCGCAAAAGTTCTGAATCAGAACGGTTTGATATACTCGGATAACAATATCGACAGATTGTTATTTGAAAGACATTTGGGACAAAAAATCAGGAGGGCGGGGGGAAGAACCGGAACTATAAGAAAAAGGTCAAAGGAAAATGATGAAGCGTTCGAAAAAGCGCTCCTGATGCTCATAAAATCAGAAACTTAA
- a CDS encoding YitT family protein, giving the protein MKKHIMHFILINVGLLMVGIGICFFKIPNNFATGGVSGLAIIASSFFKDIDVGPMMLIINVALLIVGFIFLGQDFGSKTMYSSFALSGIVWAIQKIFPLKHSLTDDMMLELIFSIIFPAIGSAIVFNLNASTGGTDIVAKILSKHTNLNIGKTLLLTDFLIAAGAGAVFGIKIGMYSVLGLSLKAFVIDLVLEGFNVSKQFVIISSKSDEIKEYIVTQLHRGATIYKAEGAFSHNTENVISTVLSRKQAIKLRTYIRSIDNSAFITISNTSETIGKGFRSI; this is encoded by the coding sequence ATGAAGAAACATATTATGCATTTCATATTAATTAATGTAGGCTTGCTTATGGTGGGTATAGGTATCTGTTTTTTTAAAATACCTAATAATTTTGCAACAGGCGGAGTAAGCGGACTTGCCATAATAGCCAGCAGTTTTTTCAAAGACATAGACGTAGGCCCGATGATGCTGATAATAAATGTAGCCCTGCTTATTGTAGGCTTCATTTTTCTAGGTCAGGATTTCGGCTCAAAAACAATGTATTCCAGCTTTGCTCTCTCAGGGATTGTATGGGCTATTCAAAAAATATTTCCCTTAAAGCATTCCCTTACAGACGATATGATGCTAGAACTTATATTCTCAATTATTTTTCCTGCCATAGGCTCTGCCATTGTTTTTAATCTCAATGCCTCTACAGGAGGAACGGACATTGTAGCCAAGATATTAAGCAAACATACAAACCTGAATATCGGAAAAACATTGCTATTGACTGATTTTCTCATCGCAGCCGGAGCCGGAGCAGTCTTTGGGATAAAAATAGGCATGTACTCTGTTCTTGGTCTTTCACTTAAAGCTTTTGTCATTGACCTTGTATTGGAAGGGTTCAACGTCAGCAAACAGTTTGTTATAATCAGTTCAAAATCAGATGAGATAAAGGAATATATCGTAACCCAGCTTCATAGAGGAGCAACTATATATAAAGCCGAAGGTGCCTTCAGCCACAACACTGAGAACGTAATTTCTACAGTCCTCAGCAGAAAACAAGCTATAAAGCTACGGACTTATATACGCAGTATAGACAACTCTGCATTTATAACCATAAGCAATACTTCAGAAACCATAGGCAAAGGCTTCAGAAGTATATAA
- a CDS encoding lactate utilization protein: MDKNARDIVDKRIKRTMENLKANNMQPYYVETVKDVAGKVTELLKEGDTVAVGGSMSLFEAGIIDLLRCGKYTFLDRYENGLSREQMKQIFRKSFFADVYLSSSNAITENGELYNVDGNSNRVAAICYGPDSVIIVVGINKIVRNLDEAVKRVKTMAAPANATRLDYPSYCREKGECMGLNSGDSCMTSGCGGQNRICCNYVVSAYQNQKDRIKVLIVGEELGY, encoded by the coding sequence ATGGATAAAAATGCAAGGGATATTGTAGACAAAAGAATTAAGAGAACCATGGAAAATTTAAAAGCCAATAACATGCAACCTTATTACGTAGAAACTGTAAAAGATGTTGCAGGAAAGGTAACCGAATTGCTTAAAGAAGGGGATACGGTTGCTGTGGGTGGCTCTATGAGCCTGTTTGAGGCAGGAATCATAGATTTGCTGCGTTGTGGTAAATATACTTTTCTTGACAGATATGAAAATGGATTATCCCGTGAACAGATGAAACAAATATTTCGTAAATCCTTTTTTGCCGATGTGTACTTGAGCAGTTCGAATGCTATAACGGAAAATGGGGAACTATACAATGTAGACGGTAATTCCAATAGGGTGGCTGCCATATGTTACGGTCCGGATTCAGTAATAATTGTGGTGGGTATAAATAAAATAGTAAGAAATCTTGATGAGGCAGTTAAAAGGGTAAAAACCATGGCAGCTCCTGCAAATGCAACAAGGCTTGATTATCCATCCTATTGCAGGGAAAAAGGAGAATGTATGGGACTGAATTCAGGAGATTCCTGTATGACAAGCGGCTGCGGCGGTCAAAACAGAATATGCTGCAATTATGTTGTCAGTGCATACCAGAACCAAAAGGACAGAATAAAGGTATTAATAGTTGGAGAGGAACTGGGTTATTAA